One Bombina bombina isolate aBomBom1 chromosome 5, aBomBom1.pri, whole genome shotgun sequence DNA segment encodes these proteins:
- the LOC128661298 gene encoding gastrula zinc finger protein XlCGF26.1-like: MINTDKKPFKCTECEKSFTCNLHLLEHHTVHTVVKPHLCTECGRCFTSKGSLKCHKKTHTGEKPFTCNECGRCFTSKGNLISHEKTHTREKPFICNECGKCFTEMSNLKSHEMIHTGEKPFTCTECGKSFTQISHLKNHERIHTGEKPFTCTECGKCFTRVDLKQNHERIHTGGKPFTCTECGKCFTSKGSLIYHEKTHTGEKPFMKTHEIIHTGEKPFMCAECGKCFTSKGSLMYHIKTHTGEKPFTCNECGKC; encoded by the exons atgattAATACAGATAagaaacctttcaaatgtacagaatgtgagaaaagcttcacATGTAATTTGCATCTCCTTGAACACCACACAGTTCACACAGTTGTGAAACCTCACCTGTGTACAGAatgtgggagatgtttcacatctAAAGGAAGCCTTAAGTGTcacaaaaagacccacacaggggagaaacctttcacatgtaatgagtgtgggagatgtttcacatccAAGGGAAATCTCATATCTCATGAAAAGACCCACACAAGGGAGAAACCTTTCATATGCAATGAGTGTGGAAAGTGTTTTACAGAAATgagtaatctgaaaagtcatgaaatgattcacacaggagaaaagcctttcacatgtacagagtgtggaaaaagttttacacaaataagtcatctgaaaaatcatgaaaggattcacacaggggaaaagcctttcacatgtacagagtgtggaaaatgttttacacgagtggatt taaaacaaaatcatgaaaggattcacactggaggaaagcctttcacatgtacagagtgtgggaaatgtttcacaTCCAAGGGAAGTCTCATATATCatgaaaagacccacacaggggagaaacctttcatgaaaactcatgaaattattcacacaggggaaaagcctttcatgtgtgcagagtgtgggaaatgtttcactTCTAAAGGAAGCCTTATGTATCATATAAaaacccacacaggggagaaacctttcacatgtaatgagtgtgggaaatgt